One genomic window of Diospyros lotus cultivar Yz01 chromosome 8, ASM1463336v1, whole genome shotgun sequence includes the following:
- the LOC127807144 gene encoding myosin-2-like — protein sequence MMCSASTRSSLELMLESIQRRDEQPSDVPPALPVRPLSKARLPPARRGLPVRLQSQRNCLREYPKENEAKEEEDMRAKLGFGLFEIDRKRTKRGAFVELPYKQSSVEGDDTTACVPISNLSPGSTKECKCGNNFSFVLNKIYLFDVMDDSRERVMKEIVEIQRYFRGHQARCYYLELKSGITTLQAFVRGEKARKDYQILTRRSIAVIVIQQHTKRWIEWRTMQRRQRAVISLQSAIRGWLSQRSIQCNGNFRLLGTDPGEDIRKPDWRNLERKDFVQVSPAAIADLQGRIRRMETELGQKEVENAALRLQLQQYDKKWLQYDEKMKSMEKLWQDQLTSLQMSLAAARKTLLTGCTTDYSGKLDPFPIYHCYGADDTSPLGARATDRITASDISNLLCDAEPQQTNCRLDNETTELTEQERKKVFCNNPRTGDKLKSVHLTSSTSMRPNDGFRKLKLKFEAWKKDYRIRLKETKEKLHDLDNSETKKNRRKWWGR from the exons ATGATGTGTTCGGCGAGCACTCGGAGTTCGTTGGAGCTTATGCTGGAATCTATCCAGCGGAGGGACGAGCAGCCGAGCGATGTGCCTCCGGCGTTGCCGGTTCGGCCGTTGTCGAAGGCTCGGTTACCGCCGGCCAGAAGAGGGCTGCCGGTGAGGTTGCAGAGCCAGAGAAACTGTTTGAGGGAATATCCAAAAGAAAACGAGGCGAAAGAGGAGGAAGACATGAGAGCAAAACTAGGATTCGGGTTGTTTGAGATTGACAGGAAAAGGACGAAGAGGGGGGCCTTCGTTGAGTTACCTTACAAACAGAGTTCCGTGGAAGGCGATGATACTACAGCCTGCGTGCCAATATCCAATCTTTCCCCTGGATCCACCAAGGAATGCAAGTGTGGCAAcaattttagttttgttctGAATAAG ATTTATTTATTCGATGTCATGGATGATTCGAGAGAAAGAGTCATGAAGGAGATAGTGGAGATTCAGAGATATTTTCGTGGTCACCAAGCTCGCTGTTACTATCTCGAGCTTAAAAGTGGAATAACTACACTGCAAGCAT TTGTACGTGGTGAAAAGGCTAGAAAGGACTATCAGATATTGACTAGAAGGTCTATAGCAGTTATTGTGATACAGCAGCATACAAAAAGGTGGATTGAGTGGAGAACAATGCAAAGAAGGCAGCGAGCGGTTATATCTTTGCAATCTG CAATTCGTGGGTGGTTGAGTCAAAGAAGCATTCAATGTAATGGAAACTTCAGATTGCTTGGCACAGATCCTGGGGAAGATATAAGAAAACCAGACTGGAGGAATCTAGAAAGGAAG GACTTTGTTCAGGTTTCACCTGCTGCTATTGCTGACCTTCAAGGCCGGATCCGTAGGATGGAGACAGAACTGGGGCAAAAGGAGGTGGAAAATGCTGCTTTGCGGCTACAACTTCAGCAATATGACAAAAAGTGGCTACAGTATGATGAAAAGATGAAGTCCATGGAGAAGTTGTGGCAAGATCAGTTAACATCCTTGCAA ATGAGCCTAGCAGCAGCCAGGAAGACTCTTCTTACTGGATGCACCACAGATTATTCGGGAAAACTTGATCCTTTTCCAATATATCATTGTTATGGTGCTGACGATACATCGCCCTTGGGAGCACGTGCTACTGATAGAATAACTGCATCAGATATCTCAAATTTGCTTTGTGATGCTGAACCACAACAAACAAACTGCAGACTAGATAACGAGACTACTGAACTCACTGAGCAGGAGCGTAAAAAGGTGTTTTGCAACAATCCCCGCACTGGTGACAAACTGAAATCAGTTCATTTAACTTCCAGCACGAGCATGAGGCCCAATGATGGATTCAGAAAGCTGAAGCTCAAGTTTGAAGCATGGAAGAAAGACTATAGAATTCGATTGAAGGAGACAAAGGAAAAGCTACATGATCTTGACAATTCTGAGACGAAGAAAAATCGCAGAAAATGGTGGGGAAGATGA
- the LOC127807683 gene encoding bifunctional riboflavin kinase/FMN phosphatase, producing the protein MHMANSLKKLVSCIILDLDGTLLNTDGIVSEILRAYLVKYEKQWDARTAHRIVGKTPLEAAAAVVEDYGLPLSIDEFISEINPMFSNQWCNIKALPGANRLINHLRGHNVQMALASNSPRENIETKISYHPGWKESFSVIVGGDEVTAGKPSPEIFLEAAKRLNSDPSKCLVIEDSIPGVMAGKAARMEVIAVPSLPKQSHLYTSADEVVNSLLDLRPEKWGLPAFEDWIEGTLPLEPWYIGGPVVKGFGRGSKVLGIPTANLSTEGYSTDLLEYPSGVYFGWAGLSTRGLYKMVMSIGWNPYFNNAEKTIEPWLLHDFDEDFYGEELRLVIVGYIRPEANFPSLEGLIEKIHEDRRITEKALDLPLYAKYREDPHLKASSHLDNSHL; encoded by the exons ATGCATATGGCAAATTCTTTGAAAAAGTTAGTGTCATGTATTATCCTCGATTTGGATGGTACGCTTCTTAACACGG ATGGCATTGTAAGTGAAATTTTAAGAGCTTACTTGGTTAAATATGAGAAGCAATGGGATGCAAGAACAGCTCATAGAATAGTAGGAAAGACACCCCTGGAAGCTGCAGCAGCAGTTGTGGAGGATTATGGGCTCCCCTTATCAATTGATGAATTTATTTCAGAAATTAACCCAATGTTCTCCAATCA GTGGTGCAATATCAAAGCTCTTCCAGGTGCAAACCGATTGATCAACCATTTGAGGGGTCATAATGTGCAAATGGCATTGGCTTCAAATTCTCCCAGGGAAAacattgaaacaaaaatatcataTCATCCTG GATGGAAAGAATCCTTCTCTGTCATTGTTGGTGGTGATGAAGTGACAGCAGGAAAGCCATCTCCTGAAAT ATTCCTTGAAGCTGCAAAAAGGCTAAATAGTGATCCCTCAAAGTGCCTAGTTATTGAAGATTCAAT ACCAGGAGTAATGGCTGGAAAGGCTGCGAGAATGGAAGTTATTGCTGTTCCATCCCTTCCAAAGCAGTCCCATCTTTACACCTCTGCAGATGAGGTTGTCAACTCTCTTCTTGATTTGCGACCAGAAAAATGGGGCCTGCCAGCATTTGAAGACT GGATAGAGGGTACTTTACCACTAGAACCTTGGTATATTGGGGGCCCTGTTGTTAAAGGATTTGGCCGTGGCTCAAAGGTGCTTGGCATTCCTACAG CTAATTTATCAACTGAAGGCTATTCAACTGACCTTTTGGAGTACCCTTCTGGGGTATATTTTGGTTGGGCTGGATTGTCGACACGTGGCCTTTACAAGATGGTCATGAGTATTGGTTGGAATCCCTACTTCAACAATGCTGAGAAGACCATA GAACCATGGCTGCTTCATGACTTTGACGAGGATTTCTATGGTGAGGAATTGCGCCTTGTTATTGTTGGGTACATCCGGCCAGAG GCGAATTTCCCATCCCTTGAGGGATTGATAGAGAAGATTCATGAAGACAGGCGAATTACAGAGAAAGCACTTGATCTTCCATTGTACGCCAAGTACAGGGAAGACCCACATCTGAAAGCCTCTTCCCACTTGGATAACAGTCATCTATAg